The stretch of DNA GTCGAGCACGAGCAGGTTCGAAGCTTTGGCGAATTCACGCGCGAGCAGCAGCCGGCTGCGTTCACCACCCGAAAGGACCGCGACCTTCATGTCGACGATCTTCGGATCGAACAGGAACTCCTTGAGATAGCCCTGCACATGCTTGCGCACGCCGCGCACGTCGATCCAGTCGCCGCCTTCGGCGAGCACTTGTCGCACGGTCTTGTCCGCGCCGAGCAGCTGGCGTTGCTGGTCGATCATCACTCCGGTCAGCGTCTTGGCGATCTCCACTGTCCCGCTATCGGGCGCGAGCTCGCCGGTGAGCATCTTGAGCAAGGTCGTCTTGCCCGCGCCGTTCGCACCGACGATGCCGATCCGGTCGCCGCGCTGGATGCGCAGGCTAAAGGGTTTGATGATCGGCCGGTCGCCGAAGCTCTTGGCAATATTCTCGGCGACGATCACCGACTTCGACTTGAAATCTTCTTCGGTCGCCAGCTTGAGCTTGGCGGTACCCGCGCTGGCGATCATCGAGGCACGCTGGGCGCGCATCTGCCACAGCTTCTCGAGCCGCCCCTGGTTGCGCTTGCGCCGTGCGGTCACCCCCCGTTCGAGCCAATGCGCTTCGAGCTTGAGCTTGGCATCGAGCTTCTCAGCCGCGCGCGCCTCTTCAGCGTATACCTGTTCTTCCCACGCCTCGTAGCCGCCAAAGCCCACTTCCTTGCGCCGCAGATTGCCGCGATCGAGCCACAGTGTTGTGCGGGTAAGGCGCTTGAGGAAGGTACGATCGTGGCTGATCACCAGGAACGCGCCCTTGTAGCGATCGAGCCAGCTTTCCAGCCAATCGATTGCACCGAGGTCGAGGTGGTTGGTCGGCTCGTCCATCAGCAGCAGATCGGGTTCCTGCGCCAGCGCACGTGCGATCGCGGCGCGGCGTCGTTCACCACCGCTCGCGCCCTCGGTGCCGCGGCTGAGATCAATGCCGAGCTGGTCGGCAATGGCTTCGATCTCGTGTTCGGCCGGAGCGTGTTCGCCGGCCAGCGCCCAGTCGAGCAGCGTGGCATAGCCCGACAGGTCGGGATCCTGTTCGAGCAACACGATGCGCGCACCTGGCTTGACCTTGCGCATGCCGCGATCGGCCTCGATCCGGTCGTCGATCAGCTTGAACAGCGTCGTCTTGCCGACCCCGTTGCGGCCGATCAGCGCGATGCGGTCGCGCGGGCCGATGTGGAGGTCGAGCGGGTCGTTATCGGGCCCGCCGAACAGCCAGCGACCGCCCTGTTGCAGGGCCATGCCTTCGAGGCTGAGGATGGGGGGCTGTGCCATAGGCCGCGCGACGTAGTCGCGCGCGGCCCCTATCGCAAGCTCCTAGCGTTTGGCCTCCTGCGCCTCGACCATGGCTGCCACATCGGCCAGCAGCTGGTGTGCGTCGTAGACCACGCCATCCTTGATCGTCCAACGCACCCCGCCGACCTGTTCGACTGCGCCGGTTTCACGGTTCATCCGCGTATGGCCGGTGCCGTAAAGCACCTTGAGATTGGCCAGTGGGTTCTCCGGCACGATTACCAGGTCGGCGAGCTTGCCTACGGCGATGCGGCCCATCGGCGGTTCTTCGCCGCGTGCTGCATAGAGTTCGCGTGCACCGTCGAGCGTGGCGGCGCGGATCACCTCAAGCGGGGTCAGCCCGGCCTCGCGCAGCATTTCCAGTTCGCCGATATAGGCGAAGCCCCACGTCTGGTAGATGTAGCCGGGGTCGGACCCGGCGGTGATCCGGCCGCCCTTGTGGTGGAAGTCGCGCATCAGGGCGAACCACTTCTGGTAGAAGTTCCGCCAGGCGACCTCGTCTTCGGTCGACCAGTCCTTGTAGTAGCTGCCGTGGTTCGTCGCGCTAGGGGCGTAATAGTCCATCAGCGAGGGGAGCGTGTACTTTGCGTGCCAGTCGAAGCTGCGCGCGCGCATGACGTCGCGGCTGGCGGAATAGATGTTGAAGGTGGGGCTGAGGGTCACGCCGCTTGCGACGAGGAAATCCACGTAGTCATTCCATTCGTCGCTCCCCGGCTCGACCGTCTGGTCGGCCAGCCGCGCGACCCATCCGAACCGCGACTGCTCGTCGAAGTAATTGTAGTTCGGGGGATACCGAACCAGCCGGCCGTCCTTGAGCAGGCTTTCGAAATGGCCGTAGAAATGCGTGACGCCGTCAAGCCCGAGTTCGACGGCCTTGTGCGCAGTGACTTCGGCAACACCGGTTTGCGCCAGGTGGGCGACGGTGCCCATCTTCTGCGTTTCGGCTTCGTCGAGCGCGGCCTTGAACACTTCGGGGGTCGCATCGTTGAAGAACTTGATTCCCCAATATCCCTGCGCCTTGGCCCAGCGGACCCATTCGCGTGCCTTGGTGGGGGTGTCCGGGTTTCCTCCGGTCCACTTGTCGCCAAACACGGCATAGGGGATCAGCCGCGGCGCAACGATGGTGTTCGCATTGCTGCGCGCCGCGTCGGACAGGTCGGGAGTGCCAGGGCCAAAGTAGAAGCTGACGCCGCGCACCGTGGTCACACCGTGTGCCAGCCACAGCTTGTAACCGTAGGAGGGTTGGGGCGCCTTGTCCGGATCGCCATTGTGCCCATGGACGTCGACGAAGCCGGGCAGGACAAACATGCCGCGCGCGTCGATTTCGCGCGCCGCACCCCGGGTTGCGCTTTCAGGCGCGGCGCCTGGAAAAAGGCCGGTAATACGATTGCCTTCGACCACAATATCGACCGGGCCGGCAGGCGGCGCGCCGCTGCCTTCGATCACGTTGGCGCCGCGGATCACCAGCTTGCCGAATGGGCCTTCGCCCTCGGCGGTTTGGCGCGCGGGCACAGGCTCCATGCCGTCCTGCGCCGCGGCCGATGGGCCGACTGCAAGCGCAAAGGCAGCAAGCAAGATACTGGCGGTCTTCATGGAATTTTCCCCCAAACCCGGGTCTATCGATTGCCGTGTCCGCTGTTAATCGGGAACGACGCGTTCAGCCAGCCGTAAAGCGGGACGGGCGAAAGAGTATCCGTCCATCAAGGAGCAGACACATGAATCGCATTGCCATTCCCCTGATCGCCCTGTGTGCCGCGACCGCGCCGCTGCAGGCTGCAGAGATCCAGATCTCATCGCCGGGGCCGGTGGTGGAACTGAACGTCAACGAGGTGGTTCACTCTGCCCCGGACGTGGCCCAGATCGGGGCCGGTGTCACTACGAGGGCCCCAACCGCGCAAGAAGCGATGCGCCTGAACGCCCAGCAAATGGAACGGCTGATCGCGCGGATCAAGGCTTTGGGGATCGACAGCAAGGACATCCAGACAGCCAATCTCAGCCTCAACGCGCAGTATCGGTACAACAATGACGGAGGCCAGCCGACTTTCATTGGGTACGAAGTGAGCAATCAGCTCAACGTCAAACTGCGCGACCTCAAGCGTGCGGGTGAAGTGCTCGATGCGCTGGTAATTGCTGGCGCGAACAACCTTTACGGGCCGAACTTCATGTTGGAAGACGATGCCGCCGTGAAGGCCCAGGCACGTAAGGCCGCCTTTCAGCGCGGACAGGCGATGGCCGAGGATTATGCCCGCATGGCGGGATATTCCGGTGTGCGATTGCTGGAGGTTTCCGAAAGCGTTCAGAGCTTCGGCCCGATGCCGCTGGAGCGTGGGGTGATGGCCGTCGCTGCGCCTCAGGCCGATGCGAAAACGCAGATCGAGCCGGGCGAAGTGGGCACCGGGGTCAACATCACCGTGAAGTATGAAATGACCCGTTAAGATTGCTGAATGCCCGTCGCTGCGAACATTCACACCTTGTTCAATGCGACGGGCTTAGGCAGGACGGCATTATGAAACGCGCTCTCGCTTCGATCCTGGCATTTGGCTTGGTTGCCACGCCGTTGCTGGCGGAGCCCGCTTTTGCCCAGCAGCGGAGCGAGCAGGGTGAGGCGCGACGCGAGATGAACGCGGGCAATATCATGCCCTTGCGCCAGATCGAGGCGCGCGTGCTGCCGACCATGAAGGGTGCCGAATATCTCGGCCCTGCCTATGATCCGGCCGCCATGGCCTATCGCCTCAAGTTCATCCGCGACGGTCGGGTGCTGTTCGTCGATGTCGATGCGCGCACCGGTCGGATCCTGCGTCGCAGCAACTGAGATTGCGGTGGGAGAAACCCCGTTCAGGTTGACGCGTTCATCTACATGAACGAAACCCGCCACAAACTATCCGAGGACGGAACTTCATGCGGATCCTGATCGTCGAGGACGAGCCCACGCTTGGGCTGCAACTCAAAACGACGCTCGAACAGAACGGCTATGCGGTGGACCTGTCCACCGACGGCGAAGACGGCCACTTCCTCGGTAGCACCGAGGATTACGACGCGGTCATCCTCGATCTCGGCCTGCCCGAGATCGATGGCCTTACGGTGTTGGGAATGTGGCGTCGCGAAGGACGCAGCTTCCCCGTGCTCGTGCTGACCGCGCGCGACAGCTGGAGCGACAAGGTCGCCGGGCTCGATGCAGGGGCGGACGACTACCTTGCCAAGCCGTTCCAGACCGAAGAGCTGATCGCGCGCTTGCGTGCGTTGATCCGGCGCGCTTCGGGCAACACCTCTTCCGAGCTGATTGCCGGCGACGTCCGGCTGGACACGCGGTCGGGCCGGGTCACGCTTGCAGGCGAGCCGGTCAAGCTGACAGCACAGGAATACAAGCTGCTTAGCTACCTCATGCACCACAAGGGCAAGGTGGTAAGCCGCACCGAACTGATCGAGCACATCTACGATCAGGATTTCGACCGCGATTCGAACACGATCGAGGTCTTCGTAACCCGCATTCGCAAGAAGCTGGGTGCAGACGTGATCACGACGATCCGTGGACTTGGGTACAGCCTCGACGACCCCGCCGACCAGCCGCGCGCCTAAGCCCGAATCTTCCGTAAGGGGAGACCAGGCCAAGGCGGCGCCGGCGACGGCGGAGCCAGTCCTGGCGGCAGTGACCGAGTCTGCCCAACCGCCTGCGCGGCGCAGCCTCGCCGCGCGCATGATGGCGATTGCGGCGATCTGGATCGGTGTGCTCCTGCTTGGGGGCGGTTTCGCGCTCGACCGCACGCTTACGCGACTGGTCGAGAGCAATTTCGACGACCAGCTCGAATACCTGCTCAATGCGATGATCGTCACCGCCGAGATCGGACCGGACGGGGAAGTCTATTTCAATCGTCCGCTGGGTGAGCCGCGCTTTCTCGAACCGAACAGCGGTCTCTACTGGCAGATCAGCGCCAAGGGGCAGGAGGATACCCCGTCCTATTCGTTGCTGAACAAGCCTTCGCGCTCGCTATGGGACACGCCGCTCAAGCTGCGCGAAGATCACTTCGACACCGAGCCGCATTTCTACGATTCGTATCAGTTCGAGGACGAGCCGCTGCGGATCGTGGAACGGACTGTGATCCTGCCTGATAGCGACACCAGGTGGACCTTCGCCGTGGCCTCGGCGCGCGAGGAACTCGACTTCCAGATTAACCGTATCCGTTCGATCCTGGTGTGGAGCTTTGCCCTGCTCGGCCTGGGTCTCTTCGCCATGGCGATGGCACAGAGCTGGTATGGCCTCTCCCCATTGCGCAGGGTCCGCGCGGCGATCCAGTCGATGCGTTCGACGGGCTCCAATCGCATTTCAGACCCGCTCCCGCTCGAAGTCGAGCCGTTGGTCGAAGAAATCAACGCGCTGCTCGCGCATACCGAAAAGCAAGCCGAAGAAGCGCGCACGCACGCCGGCAATTTGGCGCATGCGCTCAAGACGCCGCTGACCGTGCTCACCAATGCCGCGACCGCACGGGACCCTCAACTGGCCGACCTCGTCTTCCGCGAAACCAAGACGATGCAGCGCCATGTGGAGCACCACCTTGCCCGCGCCCGCGCGGTGGGGCGGCGGGCGAGCGGGCACAGCCGCGCGGAAGTCTGGCCAAGCGCACAGAGCGTCCTGCGTGCGGTGACCCGCATCTACGAGACCACACGCTTCGATCTCGACGGCAACAAGTCGGCGACGGTCAGTGTGGAACGTCAGGACCTCGACGAAATTCTTGGCAATTTGATCGAGAATGCCGCCAAGTACGGAGGCGGTAGCGTGTTCGTGACGATCGACGCCGAAGCCGATGCGGAGATGTGCGTCATTTGGATCGAAGACGACGGGACCGGCATTCCCGAAAGCGAGCGAACCCGCATATTCGACCGCGGTGCTCGGCTTGACACGGGCAAGCCGGGCACGGGACTGGGCCTGGCGATCGTGCGCGATGTAGCAGAGATATATGGGGGCTCAGTCGAACTGGGCGAGAGCGAAGACTTGGGGGGACTGCTAGTGAAACTGATCTTGCCGAGAACCGCGCAATGAGTGCGCTGCGCAAGCTGGCGCTGCTGTCGGGATCGATCCTGCTGGCGGGGTGCAACATGGTCGTGTCGGACGAGCCGTGGCTGACGCGTGGGCCTGACACGCCGGTTATGAAGCCAGGCATTTGGGTCAGTGAGGGCAAGCCTGATTGCGAGTACGATCTCGCCACTCCGGTCGAAAGCTGGCCCGAATGCGCCGACCCCGCGATCATTCGGGCAGACGGTGCGTTTCTCACCCTGAACAAGGAAACCGCCAAATGGCGGGTGAATGAAGTCATTCTTGGCACCGATGAT from Erythrobacter mangrovi encodes:
- a CDS encoding ABC-F family ATP-binding cassette domain-containing protein translates to MAQPPILSLEGMALQQGGRWLFGGPDNDPLDLHIGPRDRIALIGRNGVGKTTLFKLIDDRIEADRGMRKVKPGARIVLLEQDPDLSGYATLLDWALAGEHAPAEHEIEAIADQLGIDLSRGTEGASGGERRRAAIARALAQEPDLLLMDEPTNHLDLGAIDWLESWLDRYKGAFLVISHDRTFLKRLTRTTLWLDRGNLRRKEVGFGGYEAWEEQVYAEEARAAEKLDAKLKLEAHWLERGVTARRKRNQGRLEKLWQMRAQRASMIASAGTAKLKLATEEDFKSKSVIVAENIAKSFGDRPIIKPFSLRIQRGDRIGIVGANGAGKTTLLKMLTGELAPDSGTVEIAKTLTGVMIDQQRQLLGADKTVRQVLAEGGDWIDVRGVRKHVQGYLKEFLFDPKIVDMKVAVLSGGERSRLLLAREFAKASNLLVLDEPTNDLDLETLDLLQEVIADYEGTVLIVSHDRDFLDRTVTLTLGLDGTGKVDVVAGGYEDWEAKRRQPVVGKAKAAKAEEKPAPPPPPAPKSTKLSYKDKRDYELLPARIEELEAAIAKGESILSDPSLYTADPQRFANISKGIENARAEKDAAEERWLALAELVEG
- a CDS encoding amidohydrolase family protein, with translation MKTASILLAAFALAVGPSAAAQDGMEPVPARQTAEGEGPFGKLVIRGANVIEGSGAPPAGPVDIVVEGNRITGLFPGAAPESATRGAAREIDARGMFVLPGFVDVHGHNGDPDKAPQPSYGYKLWLAHGVTTVRGVSFYFGPGTPDLSDAARSNANTIVAPRLIPYAVFGDKWTGGNPDTPTKAREWVRWAKAQGYWGIKFFNDATPEVFKAALDEAETQKMGTVAHLAQTGVAEVTAHKAVELGLDGVTHFYGHFESLLKDGRLVRYPPNYNYFDEQSRFGWVARLADQTVEPGSDEWNDYVDFLVASGVTLSPTFNIYSASRDVMRARSFDWHAKYTLPSLMDYYAPSATNHGSYYKDWSTEDEVAWRNFYQKWFALMRDFHHKGGRITAGSDPGYIYQTWGFAYIGELEMLREAGLTPLEVIRAATLDGARELYAARGEEPPMGRIAVGKLADLVIVPENPLANLKVLYGTGHTRMNRETGAVEQVGGVRWTIKDGVVYDAHQLLADVAAMVEAQEAKR
- a CDS encoding SIMPL domain-containing protein is translated as MNRIAIPLIALCAATAPLQAAEIQISSPGPVVELNVNEVVHSAPDVAQIGAGVTTRAPTAQEAMRLNAQQMERLIARIKALGIDSKDIQTANLSLNAQYRYNNDGGQPTFIGYEVSNQLNVKLRDLKRAGEVLDALVIAGANNLYGPNFMLEDDAAVKAQARKAAFQRGQAMAEDYARMAGYSGVRLLEVSESVQSFGPMPLERGVMAVAAPQADAKTQIEPGEVGTGVNITVKYEMTR
- a CDS encoding PepSY domain-containing protein — protein: MKRALASILAFGLVATPLLAEPAFAQQRSEQGEARREMNAGNIMPLRQIEARVLPTMKGAEYLGPAYDPAAMAYRLKFIRDGRVLFVDVDARTGRILRRSN
- a CDS encoding response regulator transcription factor, with the translated sequence MRILIVEDEPTLGLQLKTTLEQNGYAVDLSTDGEDGHFLGSTEDYDAVILDLGLPEIDGLTVLGMWRREGRSFPVLVLTARDSWSDKVAGLDAGADDYLAKPFQTEELIARLRALIRRASGNTSSELIAGDVRLDTRSGRVTLAGEPVKLTAQEYKLLSYLMHHKGKVVSRTELIEHIYDQDFDRDSNTIEVFVTRIRKKLGADVITTIRGLGYSLDDPADQPRA
- a CDS encoding sensor histidine kinase, which codes for MMAIAAIWIGVLLLGGGFALDRTLTRLVESNFDDQLEYLLNAMIVTAEIGPDGEVYFNRPLGEPRFLEPNSGLYWQISAKGQEDTPSYSLLNKPSRSLWDTPLKLREDHFDTEPHFYDSYQFEDEPLRIVERTVILPDSDTRWTFAVASAREELDFQINRIRSILVWSFALLGLGLFAMAMAQSWYGLSPLRRVRAAIQSMRSTGSNRISDPLPLEVEPLVEEINALLAHTEKQAEEARTHAGNLAHALKTPLTVLTNAATARDPQLADLVFRETKTMQRHVEHHLARARAVGRRASGHSRAEVWPSAQSVLRAVTRIYETTRFDLDGNKSATVSVERQDLDEILGNLIENAAKYGGGSVFVTIDAEADAEMCVIWIEDDGTGIPESERTRIFDRGARLDTGKPGTGLGLAIVRDVAEIYGGSVELGESEDLGGLLVKLILPRTAQ